The nucleotide window CAACTAAAATTATTAAAACCCAAGGAATAGCTATGTTTTCTGTAATAGGGATTTGATATAGTATGGTATCGGTAAACCAACTAGTAGCATTATGAAAAGATTGATTGATTTTTTGATCTAAAGATTGAGTTGTGTTTTGAGCTACAGTAATTAATGGAGAAATGAATAAGGTAATAAAAGTAATTAAACGTTTCATGGATGTTTTAAATTGATTTCTGCTAAATTGCTTAGAATCAGTTTAAAATAAAAGGTTACGCATTGATGAAAATAAGAGTTTGTATGGTTAAGTATATGATTAAGTATTTAATTTAGCTACAGGAAATAGTGGCAAAACCTAACAGGTTTTTATCAATAGCATAACTTATTAATTGTTCTTTTCCGTCAGACCCAGAGATATTTAAGGCTTTTTTTATTTGGTAAATATGAGCTTGAAACCCATCTACACTAATATTCATAGCTTCTGCAATTTCGGTATATGATTTTTTTGTTCCACAAACACCAAGGTTTGCTAATACTTCTTTTTGACGATCAGATAGCTCAACTTTTGAAGATTTTTTTAACTTTTTATACTTCTTTTTTTGTTGATCTATTTCAGATTTTAAGTGTTTTATCGTGTCTAAGTGACTTTCATTTGCTATTAACAGAGTTTCTTTGTCTTTCTCTAATGTTTCTTTTATCGTTTTTATTTTTATAAATTCAGATTGTTGCTCTTCTTTTTCGGCTAATAATTTCCAACTGTATAAAAGTATTGTGAATAATAGGATGAATAAAAATTTAAAAGATAGTGCAGTAACAATTCCTAGTATGTTCCATGTACTTAAAGGTATCCAATATTGAATTTGAGTTTCAGGAATAATTCTGTGGGTAACTGCAATTATTATTAAAACAAATAAAGCAAAAGTAGGGAGGTACATAAATCGCATACCTCTATTTTTGAATGCTTTATTCAACTCTTGAAGTAAAGAAAATGCAACAACTAATGAAATTGGGATATCAATTAACCAAATTACATTATTACTGGCATTTTCATTGTTATTACTATAAAATGAAATTAAAAATACGGAAGCAATCATACCTAAAATTCCTCCGAAAATTATAAAAACTTCTCTATTAGTGAATCGTTCTATGATTCTAATAACAATACTTCTTTTTTCATAATGTTCTATTGAAGGTATAGACATTAATATAAACAAAGAATTAACTAATGAGAAGAAAACTCCTAGACTAATAATAATTTTATGGTTAGTAGAAATATTGAAAACAGAAGTTAAAATTATATTTATAAAAGCACCTGCTCCCCAAGAAAAAATAGCTAAAGCAAACCACTTAATACCCTGTATTGAATTGGTATCAGTGTTTTTGTTTTTTTCTTTAAAGTATACACGTTTAATTACAAAAGCAGTAATTAAACAAACTATAGCGGTTATATAGAAAGAAACTTTTGTTAACATTAGTTTTTTTAGGAAACTAAATTACTAATAATTATTAGAGTAATATGTAATGGATATAGTTTACGTCTTGGTTATTTATGTAAATTCGAGTAAAATTAGTTAACTTTTTTATACTAAAATAGTAGTTCCATTAGATGATTTATTATTGTTTTCATCAAAATAAAAATCAATTCTACCTAGATTAACTCCGTAAGCACCAACTTGATTGATAAGAGTGTTTTTATCGTCTATATTTTTTATAATAGTTGGTTTTGGTAAAAATGTATGCGTATGCCCTCCAATAATTAAGTCAATATTTTTAGTAGCTTTAGCTAGGTTTAAATCAGAAATGGTGTCAGGATTGTTTCTATAATAATACCCTAAATGAGATAAACAAATAATTAAATCACAGTGTTCTTCGTTTTTTAGGGTGTTTGTTATGTCTTGAGTTATTTCAATAGGATTTAGATAAGTCGTTTCTTTGTACATTCTTTTGTCTACTAACCCATCCAATTCAATACCTAAACCAAATATTCCTATTTTAATACCATCTTTAAAAATGATTTTGTAGGGTTTTACGTGGGTATCTAAAACAGTGTTTTTAAAATCGTAATTAGCAGAGACAAAGTCGAATTTAGCATTTGGGAGCTGTTTATATAAGCCATTTATAGAATTATCGAAATCGTGATTTCCAATAGTGGCAACATCGTATTTCAGCATACTCATTAGTTTAAATTCAAGAGCACCCTCGAAATAATTAAAATAAGGAGTTCCTTGAAAAATATCTCCAGCATCTAGAAGCAAAGTGTTTTTGTTTTCTAATCGTATTTGTTCAATTAAAGACGCGCGTCTAGAAACACCACCTCTATTTGCGTATCTAGTATGATTTGCTTTAAAAGGCTCAATATGACTATGTGTGTCATTTGTATGTAGAATGGTGATATGTTTTTGTTTTTTTTGAATAAATGATGGTAATGTTAGTCCACCAACCATAGCTAATGTTGAAGCTCCTCCTAATTGTTTAATAAAATTGCGTCTTTTCATTATTTAATAATTATGCGGTTATCTATTGAGGTTTTCAGGGTATCCACTTTTTTAAAGTAGTCGATAATAGCGTCTCTAACTTTGTAGTTTAATTTTGTTAACTTTTTTGGGTTTCTAAAAAAAATCATTTTGTCACCACCGCCTTGTAAAAAATCAGATGTTAATACAGAGTATGTTTTATTTTTATCGAATATTTCACCATTAATTTTTAAAGAGTAGTTACTTTCTTTAATTATTAATTCTATGTTTTTCGATAGGGGGTTAGCTACGTTGTTTTTAATGAAATAATTAACAAGTTCAATTACTTTGTTTCCTGTAATTTCTGCTATTACGAGCTCATTTTCAAAAGGCATTAATTTAAAAGCGTGTTCTTTTGTTATTTCTCCAGCAGGAATTGTTGCTCGTATTCCTCCATGATTAAACATAGAAAAATCAATAGAGGTGTTGCTTTTTTCTTTAAAAATTGGGGTAGCCATTTCAATACATAAATCAGCTAATAAATTTCCTAAATTACTTTGGATATTAATACCTTTTCTAGTTAATTTTTCAGGCGTATAACTTAGTACTTTAGACATATTATCTGCTAGCTTTTTTTTGTAAGGAGCTATAATGTTATCTATTTTTTCTGAAGATTGTATGGCGCTATCAATTGCTATTGTTTTAGCAGTTATTTTGGAGAGGTGTGTATTGTTTTTTTTACAGGAAGTAATTGCCAAAAAAAAACAAAATAAATATGATAATTTCATTTAAATAAAATTTTATTTAACTAACGTTCCTTTACAGTTAGTTAGTATATAATTAAAATGTTCAACATCTGAGTCGTTAAGTTTTAATGTTCCTGTTATTGATACTATATTGTCTGTTTTAAATTTTAGTTTAAAATTAGATTGTAGTTCTATGGTGGTTTCTGGACCACCAATACCACAAAAATAACAAGCAGACATTGGACCTTTCGATAAGATGTTGTATTTTTCGCTAAGGTCTAAACTTAAAAAATAACCAGTAATAGTTATTTGTTTTCCATCTAAAGCTTTAACAGAGTCTGAAAATTTTGGATGCAATAAGGTTTCATCATAATCAGGAAAATATTTTTTCGTGAATTTTACCTTAGATAAATCTTTCCAAGTTACTTTTTGCTGACCAAAGATCAAATAAAAAGATAGGAAAAAAAACATAAAAAGAACTTTATTTCTCATTGCTTAAAATTGTAGATATATTCATGTTTATTATTGGATAAATAGCTAAAGAAATGGAAAGAAAGACCATTAAGAAAACAAACGAAGCTATTTGCAAAAAATCTTTAAAAACTAATTCTTGAAGTATAATTTGTTGGTTACTAATTTGTATTAAACTAACGATAGTTCCTAATGCTATTTTGATTAATAGGAGTCCCAATAAAAAAGCAATTAATACTATAATTCCACCTTCATAAATTACCATCTTAATTAATTGATAATTATTAGCTCCATAAGTTCGTAAAATAGCTAAATCAAAAGCTCGTTCTTTTATCATTTTATAGGAGCTTATGAAAATAATAACACAAGAAATTATAAGAATTAAATAACCTATCCAAGAAATAGTTTGAAGTCCAATGTTTGTATATTTATATAACTTCCCCAATTCATATTTAGGCAAAGCAGCTTGCATACTAGTATGCTTATTAATTTTTCTAGGAATAGTTAAAAAAGCTCTTGGATTTTTAAAAGTTACTAATAAAGAGGTGATTTCTTTATCTTCGTGTTCTTCATGGTGTTTATGCTCTTCATGATGTTCATTGTTACCATGATCATGGGTTTCCCATACACTTTCTAAATTGGTAATTATTAAGCGATCTATTACTTTTTGCGTTGGTTTTAAAATACCTACTATCGTTAACTTGTCTGAATGTACTTCTATATTATTTTCTATTAGTCCATGAGAACTTAAAAAAGAATCTCCTATTTTTAGGTTTAGTTCCTTAGCTACGGTATTTCCTAAAATCACTTCCATAGCTTTTTTAACTTTACGACCTTTTTCTAACTCGGTTTTATAAAGAGAGATAAATTGATTTGTTGTGCCTACAATTCTATATCCTTTGTAATTATCACCATAAGAAATAGGAACTGCAAGTTTAATCATTGAGTTTTCACTTATTTTTTTTGCTTCTTTATAGGGGATGTTTCCTGTTGGATTATCTATATGTAAAACAGAAGCTAGAGTTAACTGTAAAGAACTTCCTTTGGCTCCAATAACTAAATCAATTTGACTTAAGTTATTTTCAATTTGTGCTTCAAAAGATTTTTTTAATTGTTGAATACCTAAAAGAAGGGTAATACTTAGCGATAAAATAAAAATACTTAAAAAACTATATAATGGTTTTGATTTTATATTTCGAATACTAATTTTCCAAATGTTCATAATGTAATAGAATTTTGGAAGTGTGACTTTAATCTATGGTCGTGAGTAATAACAATTAAATTAGCATCGGTTAGTTTTGCCTGCTCTTTTAAAATTTTAATAACAGTATTACAGTTTTGATCATCTAAACTAGAGGTGGGTTCATCAGCTAAAATAACTTTGGGATTATGAATTATAGATAAAGCTATTCCTAGTCGCTGTAATTGACCTTCACTTAATTTGTTTACTTTTTTATTTTTTAAATCATAAATATCTAACTGCTTCAATAGATCTTCAATCTCTTTGTTAGTTGTTTTTTTTTTGCTGAAAAAAAGACGAGCTTGTAAATTTTCAAATACATTTAAAGATTGAACTAAATGATTTTTTTGAAAAACAAGCCCAATGTTTTTACCTCTAAATGTATTTAATTCATTGTTTGATAAATAGTTAATGTCTGTATTGTTAATTATGATTTTTCCTGAAAGAGGCGTTAATAATCCAGAACAAAGATGTAGTAATGTTGTTTTTCCAATACCAGATTTTCCTAAAATGAGCAAGTTTTCTCGTTTTCCTAAAGCAATATTTGGAAACCTAAAAATTGGATCTCCTTTTTTATATTGAAAAGTAAGGTATTCTGTTTGTAACATCTTATATTCTTTATAGGAAATTTAAATAGCTATTGGCCATTGGTCTTGTTTAGGAAATAACTGTTTTTTCCAAGCTTGTATTTCTAAATCTGTTAACAAACAATTTTCTAATTCTTTGATCATTTTTATTTTGTTTAGATGTTGTCCGATAAAAACTAACTCTATTTTTCTATCCCCAAAAGAAGAATCCCAGGTTGATTCAATTAAATCTTTATTTTCAGTAAATGAAGCATAATTAATACGTTCAGAAAAAGGCATAGAAGCCCACCAAACACCTGCGCTATCAGCTTTGCAAGAGCCTCCGGCAGAACTCCACAATAAAGCTTGATTAGGTCTTGAAGCTAGCCAAAATAAGCCTTTACTTCTGATAATATTTTGTGGGAAATGTTGGTTTAAGTAGGTTAAAAAACGTTCTGGATGAAATGGTTTTTTATTTCTGAATACAAAAGATCCAATACCGTATTCTTCAGTTTCTGGGACATGTTCATTTTCTAACTCTTTTACCCAACCAGCTGATGCTTCTGCTTTTTCATAATCAAATAAACCAGTATTAAGAACATTTTTTAATTCAACTTGAGACTCATTAGTTGTAATGATTTCAGCTTCTGGATTTAATTTATGAATAATAGCATGAAGTTCTTCTACTTGTTCAGTGGTTACAAGATCAATTTTATTAATGATTATTACGTTTGCAAATTCAATTTGATCAGTTAATAAATTTACAATAGTTCTATTATCACCCTCTATATTTGTAAGTGATCTAGTTGTAAGATAATCTGAACTTGAAAAATCTTTTAAGAAATTAAAAGCATCAACAACTGTAACCATTGTGTCTATATAACTAAAACGACTAAGATCTATCTTCCCATCTTCACTTTCAAAACTAAATGTTTGTGCAACTGGAATAGGTTCACTTATACCTGTACTTTCAATTAATAGATAATCAAATTTATTTTGAGATGCTAGTTTTTCTACTTCTACCATAAGGTCTTCACGAAGTGTACAGCAAATACAACCATTAGACATTTCTACTAGTTTTTCTTCAGTTCTAGATAGTGTATTTTCATTTTCAATGAATTGAGCATCAATGTTAACTTCGCTCATGTCGTTAACAATTACCGCTACTTTTAAACCTTTTTTATTATGTAGTACATGGTTTAATAATGTGGTTTTTCCAGCTCCTAGGAATCCACTTAATACTGTTACTGGTAGTTTTTTCATGTTGTTTTTGAAATAGTTAATGGTTTATATTTCAATTTAATTTAAAGATGTTCTTTTTTAGTATCCGACTTTTTTAATGCATTCACATGAGTAAAAGTCTTAAAGTTTATAGGAAAGCTTATTAAGCACTTAACTTTTTATCTTCCGTGTAATTTCATGTTTGGTAAATCATTAAGATCTCTTAAGTAATAATCAAAAAAACTTTTAGTTTGAGAGAAAAATTCATCACGAAATTCTCTTATTCCATGATCAGCTCCTTCGAATAAAATAAAACGGACTGGATGTTTATACTTATATAAGTTGCTTACTAATTCTAATGATTCAGTAGCTTGAACACGCCAATCTGAGCTTCCATGCATTATTAAAATTGGTGTTGTTTTACACATTTTATTAGCCCAGAATACAGCAGATCGTTTTTTAAGTTCTTTCTCTTTGTTGTTGTTATAATTTGGAATATACTTGGCGTATACATGTTTTTCAAATTCTGGACGATTTTTAAGAGCTGTAAACGCATTGGCTGCACCAGCAAGAACTACTGCAGCTTTAAAAGTACAAGTTTTTTTAAGGGCTAGGTAGGTCATCATGCCACCTCTACTAGCACCTTCTATACCTATTCTAGAGGTGTCCGCATTTTCAATTTCATTTAAAGTAGGAATAAGGTTTAAAACATCATTTACGTCACTTCCGCCTATTTCTTCTTTTCCTTCACTTCCGCTATATCCTCTATATTGACTAGCTGCTACAACATACCCCCAACTTGCAAGTTTTCCAAGAAAGAAACCAACGCCAGTTTCGTTCCATTCTCCAAAATTTCCAGTTCCTCCTCTATTTGAAATGATACAAGGAAAATTACCTTCCCTAATTGGTTTAGCAATAAAACCTTTAATTTTTAATGAGTCAGATAGGTATGTTATACTATAAAACTCAACTTTTTTTAATGCTGAAATCATATTAGAATCAGCCTTTTGAATTTTTGCTAGTGTTGCCTTACTTAAAATAAGTTTTTCTTTCTTTATAATTTTTCCATTTTGAGCATGTAAATTATAAGAATTGTAAAGAATAAAAAGTAAAATTATAGCTAGTTTATACCTCATGATTTCTTAATCTTGATTAAGATTCTATTTTATTAAGCAAATTCATTTTTTCGATTAAATCGCCTGTAATAGCAACAACAGCTGGTTTAGGAATACCATCTTTATCAAAAGGCCATTTGCTTGTAGGATTTTTTAGATCTCTAGTTTGTTCTCCTGGATGTTGTACACTTAAAAATAATGTTTTACCATCAGGAGAGAACCATGGTCCGGTAAATTCAGCATCCATAGGAGCAGAGGCAACTCTAACTACTTTTCCTGCATCTATACCGTGTCGTGGTATTACAAATAAGCTATTGTTTTTAAAGGGAACATAAGGTTTATTCTCTCTGTTCATAGAGTTTCCAGAGATGTCAGAGGTCATCCAAAGATTTCCTGATAAATCAAAAGCTAAGTTATCTGGGCATGAAAAACCGTTAGCTTCTCCACCTGCTTTATAGGTAGAAGCTTTAAAGGTTAATGCATCAAAATCAAAATTATTTTCTTCAATTTTTAAAATAGAACCATGAAAATCACCTTTACTTTTGTTATTGGTTAATGAAACAAAAATGTTTCCAGTTATTGGATCAATTTCAATATCTTCAGGTCTGTTTAATTCAGTTGCACCTAGAAGCTTTGAAGCTTCTCTAGCTCTAATTAAAACCTCTGTTTGATTTTTAAATTTGTCTTTTAAAATAGGTTGACTATCCCAGTCTAACGCAAGCCATTTCCCATTGATAGTGTCGGCAACATAAAGTGTACCTTCTTTTAAAGATTGTGGCTTTGAAGAAATGAATTTATATAAATGTTCATCGTTTTTATCATCTCCAGTATATGCTACTACTCGTTTATCTTTAAGTTCATATAATGTACAACATTCATGAGCAAACCTTCCTAGCGCTATATGTTTTTGAGCAGCTCCACTGTTTGGGTCTATTTCTACTACCCAGCCATAATGTTCGGGAGGATAATTGTAAAATTTTTCCCACCCATAGCTACTTGGTTGATGAGTAGCTACATTTGTTTCATCATATTTAGTTTCACCAAAGCAACTATCATAATTTTCTTCACATGTGATAAATGTTTTCCAAGGAGTAATTCCTCCAGAGCAATTACTATTTGTTCCAATAACTGTGTTTTTTCCTTTAATAGGATGATCCCAGTTAAGGTTCATTGGAGTTTTAGCTGTTATTCGTCTGTTATGTGGATCGTTTGGAACAATTTTCCATATTCCATCCTCTTCTTTAACTCTTACAATGCTTCCACCAACATTGTACATTTCTTTATCAACTTGTTCTTTTGTTTTATCTTGATTAAGTTTTTTTGATTCTCTATAATTAAAGTTTGAGACAAAAAGGGGGTTTACGTATTCATGATTAACCCATAATAATCCATCTTTAGGATTATTATCATCAAAAGGGATGTAACAATTAAAGTCATTGTTAAATCCAAAAGTGTCGGTGTCATTAATTTTATCCCCCCATTTTATTATGGTATGATATTCTAATCCTTTAGTTAATACTAAATTATCTTCGTTTGTAGGAGCTAAAGCTTCTAAAGTAACTTTCTTTAGTTTTTCAAGATTTTTATAAGCTACTTTCTTAGTATTTGAAGGAGTACTATTTTTACCACAGCTAATTAAAAAGGGTGGTGAAATAATAGCGCCTAAACTAGCTTTGCCTAAAAAGGAAATAAACTTTCTTCTGTTGTATTCCATTTGTATTTAATTTAGGTAATGTTTTTGAATACAAATTAGGTTTGGATGAATGTTTTCAAAAATATTCTCAAACCGATTGTAAATCTTACCATTAATTTTTAACTTAGAATTTATAATACTACCTAATTCAAACTGTAACTCTTTTATTTTATAATTCAAGAAATAAGAAAGAATTGAAAACTGACTATCTGTATTTTTCCACAATACTTCAGTATGTTTTTTTTGTTGTATAATTTCATCGTATAGTCTTTTTAATCCCCTTATTTTTGAAAAATCTTGAGTACTTAATGCATCGTTAATAATGTCATTATTACTAGATAAAATAAATGATATTTCTTTAATGTTATGTTTATTAATTGTTTGCTTTAGATACTCAATCGTTTTATTATTAGTAACAAAAGAATTTCCTAGTGAGGTGTAAAAATAATTTTTACACTTAAATTCATTGTTGATAGTAGATTCTAAACAATCTGTAGGACATAAAAGGAAAAGACGGTTATGCATTAGTTTATAGCTTCAGGATTATAAGGGAATGAAGAATGGTGTAAATCAATTTTTAGTTTTCCATTAACAAGTTTATAACTAAAAGTATATTCAACTTTTGCTTCACTACCGTTTAAATCAGTAAAAAAATAGTTACCCATAGCTAATGCGCGATTTTCTTCTAAAATTAGATTAGAATTTTCAAAACGTACTTTTGTCCATGGCTGTATAGCGAATCCTTTATCCTCTTCACAAGCGCGATTTTCTCCAGCAATAAAATAAGATAAAGCCTCTGGTTTTGTGGGTCTGAATTGTTCTAACGAACATTTAGTCGGTTTAAATGATACCAATCCAGATTCAAAGTTATAAAGTTCATCAAGAAATTGACTTGCAAAATTTTCACATTCAGTTCTGTTATCTTTTAATGAACCAATTTTTATAACTCCTTCTCCCCAGTTATTTTGAATGTTTACTATTTGTTCTTTAGTTATCA belongs to Tenacibaculum sp. MAR_2010_89 and includes:
- a CDS encoding bifunctional UDP-sugar hydrolase/5'-nucleotidase is translated as MKRRNFIKQLGGASTLAMVGGLTLPSFIQKKQKHITILHTNDTHSHIEPFKANHTRYANRGGVSRRASLIEQIRLENKNTLLLDAGDIFQGTPYFNYFEGALEFKLMSMLKYDVATIGNHDFDNSINGLYKQLPNAKFDFVSANYDFKNTVLDTHVKPYKIIFKDGIKIGIFGLGIELDGLVDKRMYKETTYLNPIEITQDITNTLKNEEHCDLIICLSHLGYYYRNNPDTISDLNLAKATKNIDLIIGGHTHTFLPKPTIIKNIDDKNTLINQVGAYGVNLGRIDFYFDENNNKSSNGTTILV
- a CDS encoding ABC transporter ATP-binding protein codes for the protein MLQTEYLTFQYKKGDPIFRFPNIALGKRENLLILGKSGIGKTTLLHLCSGLLTPLSGKIIINNTDINYLSNNELNTFRGKNIGLVFQKNHLVQSLNVFENLQARLFFSKKKTTNKEIEDLLKQLDIYDLKNKKVNKLSEGQLQRLGIALSIIHNPKVILADEPTSSLDDQNCNTVIKILKEQAKLTDANLIVITHDHRLKSHFQNSITL
- a CDS encoding S9 family peptidase translates to MRYKLAIILLFILYNSYNLHAQNGKIIKKEKLILSKATLAKIQKADSNMISALKKVEFYSITYLSDSLKIKGFIAKPIREGNFPCIISNRGGTGNFGEWNETGVGFFLGKLASWGYVVAASQYRGYSGSEGKEEIGGSDVNDVLNLIPTLNEIENADTSRIGIEGASRGGMMTYLALKKTCTFKAAVVLAGAANAFTALKNRPEFEKHVYAKYIPNYNNNKEKELKKRSAVFWANKMCKTTPILIMHGSSDWRVQATESLELVSNLYKYKHPVRFILFEGADHGIREFRDEFFSQTKSFFDYYLRDLNDLPNMKLHGR
- a CDS encoding ABC transporter permease — protein: MNIWKISIRNIKSKPLYSFLSIFILSLSITLLLGIQQLKKSFEAQIENNLSQIDLVIGAKGSSLQLTLASVLHIDNPTGNIPYKEAKKISENSMIKLAVPISYGDNYKGYRIVGTTNQFISLYKTELEKGRKVKKAMEVILGNTVAKELNLKIGDSFLSSHGLIENNIEVHSDKLTIVGILKPTQKVIDRLIITNLESVWETHDHGNNEHHEEHKHHEEHEDKEITSLLVTFKNPRAFLTIPRKINKHTSMQAALPKYELGKLYKYTNIGLQTISWIGYLILIISCVIIFISSYKMIKERAFDLAILRTYGANNYQLIKMVIYEGGIIVLIAFLLGLLLIKIALGTIVSLIQISNQQIILQELVFKDFLQIASFVFLMVFLSISLAIYPIINMNISTILSNEK
- a CDS encoding GTP-binding protein; this encodes MKKLPVTVLSGFLGAGKTTLLNHVLHNKKGLKVAVIVNDMSEVNIDAQFIENENTLSRTEEKLVEMSNGCICCTLREDLMVEVEKLASQNKFDYLLIESTGISEPIPVAQTFSFESEDGKIDLSRFSYIDTMVTVVDAFNFLKDFSSSDYLTTRSLTNIEGDNRTIVNLLTDQIEFANVIIINKIDLVTTEQVEELHAIIHKLNPEAEIITTNESQVELKNVLNTGLFDYEKAEASAGWVKELENEHVPETEEYGIGSFVFRNKKPFHPERFLTYLNQHFPQNIIRSKGLFWLASRPNQALLWSSAGGSCKADSAGVWWASMPFSERINYASFTENKDLIESTWDSSFGDRKIELVFIGQHLNKIKMIKELENCLLTDLEIQAWKKQLFPKQDQWPIAI
- a CDS encoding PhoX family phosphatase is translated as MEYNRRKFISFLGKASLGAIISPPFLISCGKNSTPSNTKKVAYKNLEKLKKVTLEALAPTNEDNLVLTKGLEYHTIIKWGDKINDTDTFGFNNDFNCYIPFDDNNPKDGLLWVNHEYVNPLFVSNFNYRESKKLNQDKTKEQVDKEMYNVGGSIVRVKEEDGIWKIVPNDPHNRRITAKTPMNLNWDHPIKGKNTVIGTNSNCSGGITPWKTFITCEENYDSCFGETKYDETNVATHQPSSYGWEKFYNYPPEHYGWVVEIDPNSGAAQKHIALGRFAHECCTLYELKDKRVVAYTGDDKNDEHLYKFISSKPQSLKEGTLYVADTINGKWLALDWDSQPILKDKFKNQTEVLIRAREASKLLGATELNRPEDIEIDPITGNIFVSLTNNKSKGDFHGSILKIEENNFDFDALTFKASTYKAGGEANGFSCPDNLAFDLSGNLWMTSDISGNSMNRENKPYVPFKNNSLFVIPRHGIDAGKVVRVASAPMDAEFTGPWFSPDGKTLFLSVQHPGEQTRDLKNPTSKWPFDKDGIPKPAVVAITGDLIEKMNLLNKIES
- a CDS encoding 5'-nucleotidase C-terminal domain-containing protein; amino-acid sequence: MKLSYLFCFFLAITSCKKNNTHLSKITAKTIAIDSAIQSSEKIDNIIAPYKKKLADNMSKVLSYTPEKLTRKGINIQSNLGNLLADLCIEMATPIFKEKSNTSIDFSMFNHGGIRATIPAGEITKEHAFKLMPFENELVIAEITGNKVIELVNYFIKNNVANPLSKNIELIIKESNYSLKINGEIFDKNKTYSVLTSDFLQGGGDKMIFFRNPKKLTKLNYKVRDAIIDYFKKVDTLKTSIDNRIIIK